The sequence below is a genomic window from Candidatus Saccharimonadales bacterium.
GACTCGAGAAGCTTTAAGCGTCATCACTAGCGACGTGCTGTCAATTTTGCTATAATTGAATCCAGTGCACCACGTGAGGTGTTACCTATTTATGAACAGACTTATTCAGAAAACCAGAACCCCTTACGGTGCTATTATCGCGGCTAGCTGTCTTTTGATTTTAATTTTGGGCGTTGTTATGGCGACGCGTACGTACGCCGTTTCACCAGACGCCGCGGTAGCATCTGGTAAACGTCTGATCACCATCCACGATGATGGTCAGGATAAAGGTGTTCTGACAAGGGCTACGACGATGCGCCAAGCACTCGCTGAGGCAAAGATTAACCTTGATGTAAATGACACTGTCGAGCCAGGCCTCGATGAGGAGCTTGTCGGTAATAACTACGAAGCCAATATCTATCGTGCGCGTCCAGTGACTATCGTTGACGGGGCTATCCGCACCAAGGTTATGTCGCCGTATCGCACGGCTTCTCAGATTGTCAAACAAGCTGGTATGGTGCTACAGGACGAAGACCTTACAAAGATTGCGGCAAATACCGATCTTGTTTCTGAAGGAACCGGCGTTAGCTTAACGATTGACCGCGCAACACCCGTTACTCTTGTACTATATGGCAAACAAACGCAGACATACACGCAAGCCGCTACTGTCGGTGAAATGCTAGAAGAAAAGAAGGTGACGCTTGCCAAAGACGATACATTGTCCGTGGTCCAATCTACCCCGCTCAAATCTGGTCTGATCATCGAGCTCTGGCGTAATGGCAAACAGACACTTACGCAGGAAGAGGAAATTCCATTTGATACCGATAAGGTGCAAGATTCTGCACGCGAAGTCGGTTACAAAGAAGTGAAAACTCCAGGCGAAAAGGGTAAGAAGACGGTTACCTATGAGCTTGCTATGAAGAACGGCAAAGAAGAGAACCGATCCGTTATTCAGAGTGTCGAGACGAAGAAGTCTGTGAAGCAAGTTGAAATCGTAGGATCTAAACTGACGAATACATTCAGTGGTGATTTTGCTGGCGCCTTGGCTCGCCTTCGCAGTTGTGAATCTGGCGGTAACTATGCCAACAAAAAGAATCCAAAGTACCGAGGGGCATACCAATACGACTACTCAACTTGGGCAAACTACGGTGGATTCTACGATCCTGCAGATGCACCTCCGGCATTGCAAGATGAAAAAGCTTGGCTGACATATCAAAAACGTGGATGGCAGCCTTGGCCATCTTGTTCAAAGAGCCAGGGCCTACAGGATATCTACCGTTAATGTTAAACGTAACGAAACCCTTTAGCCGGCAGATACTTGTTGCCGCTATGAGCTGCCTTGCGGTGGCTCTTTTAGGACTTGTGCTAGTGAATACCGTACATGCAGAATCTGCTAACCCCGAATCTGGTAAGCGGCTTATTCTTGTACATGATAACGGGGTCGACCGGGGACTTTTGACCCGTCAGACGACTCTGCGCAAAGCTCTTGCAGAGGCTAAGATTCCCGTTGACCCGAACGATATTACCGAACCTGGTCTTGACGAAAAGCTTGAGGCAAATAACTACGAGGCGAATGTCTACCGGGCCCGGCCAGTCACGATTGTCGATGGCGAAACGCGTATTAAAGTTATGTCGGCATACCGCACGGCTAAACAGATTGTGAGTAGCGCCGATGTCACGCTCCGTAACGAGGATATTACGGAAATAAAAGCCAATACCGATATCGTTAGCCAAGGTACCGGGGTGCGGTTAGAAATTACCCGCGCAACCGAATTTACCCTTATGCTGTACGGCAAAAAGGTCACTGCGTACACGCAAGGTAAGACTGTCGGGGCAATGATAAAAGAAAAAAGCATTAAGTTAGCAAGTGATGATACCGTCTCCGTATCCCTAAACGTGCCAATAACAGCAGGAACGACAGTAGAGATCTGGCGTAACGGTGTACAAACGGTAACCGAAGAACAAGCAGTGCCGTTTGTTGTCCAGAAAGTTCTTGATATGGACCGTCCTGTTGGTTACCACGAAATTAAAACCAAGGGCGAGCCGGGTACGCGTCTTGTCACATACGAGATTGACGCAAAAGATGGCAGAGAAATCAGCCGCAAGGAAATTCAGAATGTCGTTAGTAACGATCCGGTAAAGCAAGTCGAGCTTGTCGGTAATAAACCAAGCAACCCACTAAGCAAGTCAAAGGGCGCGGCCTATTTTACGGATAGCCAAGGGGTGAGTCATCGTGAAACCTACTACGATTTACCAATGAATGTCGTCATAAATGCCTGTGGCGGCGGCACTTATAGTGTCCGCGCTGACGGTGCTAAGATCGACCGTGACGGCTATATTCTAGTAGCGGCAAATTACGGCCGTTACCCGCGTTGTACGGTGGTAGAAACAAGTATGGGGCTTGGAAAGGTGTACGATACGGGTGGTTTTGCCGCAGTACACCCAGATGGCTTTGACCTTGCAACTGACTGGACTAACAATAATGGGAATTAATTAATGTCTGCACCTAAAAAATCTCTCGGACAGCACTGGTTAAAAGATCGTGACGTACTTGAGCACATTGCGGATTGTGCGGAGTTAGAAGATACGGATACCGTGCTTGAGATCGGTCCTGGACTGGGAACGCTCACCTCTGTCCTTCTTCGTCAGTCCATGGGCGTTATTGCCGTTGAATTTGACGAAGAGCTAGCACGTAAACTTCCCGCACAGTTCCCTGGCAAAAACCTGCACGTAGTCCAAAGTGATATCCTTTCCTTTGATCTCTCGGGCTTGCCAGCCGATTACAAAGTCGTTGCAAACGTTCCGTACTATATCACGAGTAAAATCGTGCAGCTTTTAATGACTACCGAAAACAAACCGAGTATTGCCGTTTTGTTGATCCAAAAAGAAGTTGCCGAGCGGCTAGCGGCAAAACCTGGTGATATGAGTATCCTGGCGATAAGCGCTCAATTATTTGCAGATGTTACGCTCGGTGATGTTGTGCCTGCCGAATTCTTTACGCCACCTCCAAAAGTTGATTCACAGGTGGTCATCTTAAAGACCAGACAACAACCCTTTTTAACGGATATTTCCGAAAAAGATTTCTTCCGCGTGGTCAAAGCCGGATTCTCGGCAAAACGTAAAATGCTCCGGAGTAGTTTATCTGGGGGGCTGGGTATTTCAAAACCAGAAGCCGAAGAATTACTGAAAAAAGCTAATATAGACCCAAACACTCGCGCTGAGAGTTTATCACTTGATGACTGGGTCAGGGTTGCAAGAGCCACCGCATGATAGCAGGTGACCAACCAAAAATATTTGCTGATAACGTCGTTGCTGCTGTCTCGTCTAGGAATGATGGCAATATGAGTTTTTCAAAAGGCGATCATGCTAAAACAGTACAAAATCGCGTTATTTTTCTAAAGAAAACAGATATTGATCCAGAGCATACGACGCTTGTTCGGGTAACATACGAAAACGTCGAACACTTTGCCCGCTATAAAATTATAAGTGACGTTGATAAAGCCGAGGGAATGCTTGACGCTACATCAGAGCTTGTTGCGGATGCGCTCGTTGTCACAAAGCCTGGCCATGCCTTATTTCTACCTCTTGCTGATTGCGTAGGTGCAATTATTTACGATTCCAAGCAGCATATTCTAATGGTTTCGCATCTTGGCCGGCATAGTACCGAG
It includes:
- a CDS encoding ubiquitin-like domain-containing protein, yielding MNRLIQKTRTPYGAIIAASCLLILILGVVMATRTYAVSPDAAVASGKRLITIHDDGQDKGVLTRATTMRQALAEAKINLDVNDTVEPGLDEELVGNNYEANIYRARPVTIVDGAIRTKVMSPYRTASQIVKQAGMVLQDEDLTKIAANTDLVSEGTGVSLTIDRATPVTLVLYGKQTQTYTQAATVGEMLEEKKVTLAKDDTLSVVQSTPLKSGLIIELWRNGKQTLTQEEEIPFDTDKVQDSAREVGYKEVKTPGEKGKKTVTYELAMKNGKEENRSVIQSVETKKSVKQVEIVGSKLTNTFSGDFAGALARLRSCESGGNYANKKNPKYRGAYQYDYSTWANYGGFYDPADAPPALQDEKAWLTYQKRGWQPWPSCSKSQGLQDIYR
- a CDS encoding ubiquitin-like domain-containing protein translates to MLNVTKPFSRQILVAAMSCLAVALLGLVLVNTVHAESANPESGKRLILVHDNGVDRGLLTRQTTLRKALAEAKIPVDPNDITEPGLDEKLEANNYEANVYRARPVTIVDGETRIKVMSAYRTAKQIVSSADVTLRNEDITEIKANTDIVSQGTGVRLEITRATEFTLMLYGKKVTAYTQGKTVGAMIKEKSIKLASDDTVSVSLNVPITAGTTVEIWRNGVQTVTEEQAVPFVVQKVLDMDRPVGYHEIKTKGEPGTRLVTYEIDAKDGREISRKEIQNVVSNDPVKQVELVGNKPSNPLSKSKGAAYFTDSQGVSHRETYYDLPMNVVINACGGGTYSVRADGAKIDRDGYILVAANYGRYPRCTVVETSMGLGKVYDTGGFAAVHPDGFDLATDWTNNNGN
- the rsmA gene encoding 16S rRNA (adenine(1518)-N(6)/adenine(1519)-N(6))-dimethyltransferase RsmA — encoded protein: MSAPKKSLGQHWLKDRDVLEHIADCAELEDTDTVLEIGPGLGTLTSVLLRQSMGVIAVEFDEELARKLPAQFPGKNLHVVQSDILSFDLSGLPADYKVVANVPYYITSKIVQLLMTTENKPSIAVLLIQKEVAERLAAKPGDMSILAISAQLFADVTLGDVVPAEFFTPPPKVDSQVVILKTRQQPFLTDISEKDFFRVVKAGFSAKRKMLRSSLSGGLGISKPEAEELLKKANIDPNTRAESLSLDDWVRVARATA
- a CDS encoding laccase domain-containing protein — its product is MIAGDQPKIFADNVVAAVSSRNDGNMSFSKGDHAKTVQNRVIFLKKTDIDPEHTTLVRVTYENVEHFARYKIISDVDKAEGMLDATSELVADALVVTKPGHALFLPLADCVGAIIYDSKQHILMVSHLGRHSTEQQGATKSIQYFIDQFDTDTNDMKVWLSPAVGQETYPLKTLNDSSLQDAILEQLLTANIPRQNIELSDIDTATNENYFSHSQFLAGNREEDGRFAIVAMMHE